A section of the Epinephelus moara isolate mb chromosome 3, YSFRI_EMoa_1.0, whole genome shotgun sequence genome encodes:
- the LOC126388141 gene encoding gap junction delta-2 protein-like has protein sequence MGDWSILGRFLTEVQNHSTVIGKIWLTMLLIFRILLVALVGDAVYSDEQSKFTCNTLQPGCNNVCYDTFAPVSHLRFWVFQIVLVSTPSIFYIIYVLQKITKNEKIEDKKVEVVPRSSPLLERDKHMGGDKETTLEAGSPYNTTYDNEDWSSQEGECKEMSQLEEEMREVGKDPTQLSSQVLLIYIIHVLLRSIMEIIFLIGQYYLFGFEVPHLFRCETYPCPNRTDCFVSRATEKTIFLNFMFSVSLGCFILNIVELHYLGWIYIFRVLFSACCTCCESDRNPMQHVDLYSDNNPLLLELKHSLRGRVVLQTTSTMSRDKSSGVPNQGPAISFETDSTLECTSKRNPDEKERSKTRLHNMAKIGRGKKSWL, from the coding sequence atGGGAGACTGGTCCATTCTTGGCCGCTTCCTAACTGAGGTTCAAAACCATTCCACAGTCATTGGCAAGATCTGGCTGACAATGCTGCTCATCTTCCGGATCTTGCTTGTGGCCCTGGTGGGGGACGCTGTCTACAGTGACGAGCAGTCCAAGTTCACCTGCAACACCTTACAGCCTGGCTGCAATAACGTCTGCTATGACACTTTTGCTCCTGTCTCACACTTGCGCTTCTGGGTCTTTCAGATTGTTCTAGTCTCCACACCCTCCATCTTCTACATTATCTACGTCTTGCAAAAAATCACTAAGAATGAAAAGATAGAGGATAAGAAGGTTGAAGTGGTGCCCAGGTCCTCACCTTTACTAGAAAGGGACAAACACATGGGAGGAGATAAAGAGACAACGCTGGAAGCTGGCAGTCCTTATAACACAACCTATGATAATGAGGACTGGAGCTCACAGGAAGGTGAATGTAAGGAGATGAGCCAGCTGGAGGAGGAAATGAGAGAGGTAGGAAAGGACCCAACCCAGCTCTCCAGCCAAGTACTGCTTATTTACATCATACACGTTTTGCTGCGCTCCATCATGGAGATAATCTTCCTCATTGGGCAGTATTACCTATTTGGATTTGAGGTCCCACACCTTTTCCGCTGTGAGACCTACCCCTGTCCAAACAGGACTGACTGCTTTGTGTCCCGAGCCACAGAGAAGACCATCTTTCTCAACTTCATGTTCAGTGTCAGTCTAGGTTGCTTCATCTTGAACATTGTGGAGCTGCATTATCTAGGCTGGATTTATATTTTCAGAGTATTGTTCTCAGCATGCTGCACATGCTGTGAGTCAGATAGAAACCCCATGCAGCACGTGGATTTATACTCCGATAACAACCCACTGTTGCTGGAGCTCAAACACTCACTCCGTGGCAGGGTTGTCCTGCAGACCACCTCTACCATGTCCCGGGACAAGAGCAGCGGTGTCCCAAACCAAGGCCCGGCCATCTCCTTTGAGACAGACTCCACACTGGAGTGTACTTCGAAGAGAAATCCAGATGAAAAGGAACGCAGCAAGACTAGACTGCACAATATGGCCAAAATAGGAAGAGGCAAAAAGTCATGGCTGTAA